The Micromonospora sp. NBC_01740 genome includes a window with the following:
- a CDS encoding right-handed parallel beta-helix repeat-containing protein — MRDRRIRRTRGAVAAVGVSATALALAATMVSTAHAATLFSDDFGDGDSGGWSKSGGTWSVTTDGSPVLRQSNTGSELARMFAGQTSWTDYEVRARVKPASYGSGGLVAIAARASSSTKMYRLSLLADGRAELQAVNGSAITVLGSAAGVGSTGAWHTLRIEAAGSTVRGFVDGVRVGDANATLTGAGRIALVTAHAGASFDDVVVSSGGTGPTTPPTTPAPTTAPPTTPPPPTTPPPTTPPPAAGTLVVATNGDDAAPGTLAEPLRSIQRAHDLVQPGGTIVVRGGTYAPTSTIKILKDGSQSQPITLTAHQGERVVIDGENMPYTPGAVGSSIPRADRGALHVEGDWWRFVGLEIVNGPYGIFGVDTNNGRYERLVTRDNYETGLHLQGASSGNHIIDLDSYGNRDPRKNGESADGLAIKEGSGTGNVVRGARLWRNADDGFDAWLFLSPVLVEGSVAYDNGYNYWGLPDYTGDGNGFKNGGGTDPRPAVAHVTRNSMAWGNSAGGFIDNGNPGSLVFERNTAWDNGRDGFNVSRSTSVLTRNLAVGNTTDVSLGGSTGSGNSWNLGGTWALASTDPATITGPRTPDGAIPTSSFLRPANGADVGARI; from the coding sequence CGCGACCATGGTCTCGACGGCCCACGCCGCCACCCTCTTCTCCGACGACTTCGGCGACGGCGACAGCGGCGGCTGGTCGAAGTCGGGCGGAACCTGGTCGGTGACCACCGACGGTTCGCCGGTACTCCGCCAGTCGAACACCGGCAGCGAGCTGGCCCGGATGTTCGCCGGGCAGACGAGCTGGACCGACTACGAGGTACGGGCCCGGGTCAAGCCGGCCTCGTACGGCAGCGGCGGTCTCGTCGCCATCGCCGCCCGGGCCAGCAGCTCCACGAAGATGTACCGGCTGTCGCTGCTGGCCGACGGTCGCGCGGAACTCCAGGCCGTCAACGGCAGTGCGATCACCGTGCTCGGCTCGGCGGCCGGCGTCGGCTCCACCGGCGCGTGGCACACGCTGCGGATCGAGGCCGCCGGCAGCACCGTGCGCGGATTCGTCGACGGCGTACGGGTCGGCGACGCGAACGCCACGCTGACCGGCGCCGGGCGGATCGCGCTGGTCACCGCCCACGCCGGCGCGAGCTTCGACGACGTGGTGGTCAGCTCCGGCGGCACCGGCCCGACCACCCCGCCGACCACCCCTGCCCCGACCACCGCTCCCCCGACGACACCGCCGCCACCGACCACACCGCCACCGACGACACCGCCACCGGCCGCCGGCACCCTGGTCGTCGCCACGAACGGCGACGACGCCGCCCCGGGCACCCTCGCCGAGCCCCTGCGGAGCATCCAGCGCGCCCACGACCTGGTCCAGCCCGGCGGGACCATCGTCGTGCGCGGAGGCACCTACGCCCCGACCAGCACCATCAAGATCCTCAAGGACGGCAGCCAGTCCCAGCCGATCACCCTCACCGCCCACCAGGGCGAGCGCGTGGTCATCGACGGCGAGAACATGCCGTACACGCCCGGGGCCGTGGGATCCTCGATCCCCCGGGCCGACCGGGGCGCCCTGCACGTCGAGGGCGACTGGTGGCGGTTCGTCGGCCTGGAGATCGTCAACGGCCCGTACGGCATCTTCGGGGTGGACACCAACAACGGCCGCTACGAGCGCCTGGTCACCCGGGACAACTACGAGACCGGCCTGCACCTGCAGGGCGCCTCGTCGGGCAACCACATCATCGACCTGGACAGCTACGGCAACCGCGACCCGCGCAAGAACGGCGAGAGCGCGGACGGCCTGGCGATCAAGGAGGGCTCCGGGACGGGCAACGTCGTCCGGGGCGCCCGGCTGTGGCGCAACGCCGACGACGGCTTCGACGCCTGGCTGTTCCTGTCGCCGGTGCTCGTCGAGGGCAGCGTCGCCTACGACAACGGCTACAACTACTGGGGCCTGCCCGACTACACCGGGGACGGCAACGGCTTCAAGAACGGCGGCGGCACGGATCCGCGTCCGGCGGTCGCCCACGTCACCCGCAACAGCATGGCCTGGGGCAACTCGGCCGGCGGCTTCATCGACAACGGCAACCCCGGCTCGCTGGTCTTCGAACGCAACACCGCCTGGGACAACGGCAGGGACGGCTTCAACGTCTCGCGCTCCACCTCGGTGCTCACCCGCAACCTCGCGGTCGGCAACACCACCGACGTGTCGCTCGGCGGCTCCACCGGCTCCGGCAACTCGTGGAACCTCGGCGGGACGTGGGCGCTCGCCAGCACGGACCCGGCCACGATCACCGGTCCCCGTACGCCCGACGGCGCCATCCCCACCTCCTCCTTCCTGCGCCCGGCCAACGGCGCGGACGTCGGCGCCCGCATCTGA